Part of the Paenarthrobacter sp. JL.01a genome is shown below.
GGGAAGGTCAGTTGAAGCGGTCGAGGATCGCGGCCTCCCCGCGCTGCTCGATGTCGCTGCGGCTTACGGTGCCGACGGTCCGGCCCCGACTGAGGATGAGCACCCGGTCGCACATCAATGCCTCGTCGATTTCGGACGTGATCAGGATGATGCTGCCGCCCTGGTCGGAGAACGTACGGATGAGTTCGTAGATTTCGAGTTTTGCCCCGACGTCCACGCCCCGGGTGGGTTCGACGATGATCAGTGTGCTGACGCCGCTGACCAGCCATTTCGCAAGTGCGACTTTTTGCTGGTTGCCGCCGCTGAGGTTCCCCACTGCTTCGCCGACGTGTGCGGTCTTGATCGCCAAGGCGTCACGCATGGCTACAGCCGCTTTATGTTCTTTGCTCTTGCTGAGGAAGTATCCCGGTGAGAATCGCGGCAGGGAGGCCATCGTGATGTTGCGGGTGATGGACATGCCCAGGATCAGCCCCTGCGTCTTGCGTTCCTCGGGGAGGAGGCCGATGCCCAGGGCGATCGAATGTGCCGGATCCTGTCTGCGCCGCTCGCGCCCGTTGACCAGGAAGCGCTCGTGCTGGGATTTCTCAGCACCGAACAGGGCGGCGGCAAGCTGGCTTTGGCCGTTACCGGACAGTCCTGCTATGCCGAGCACCTCTCCTTTGTGAAGGTCCAGATCCACACCGTGCAGGTCGTGGCCATCTCGGAGGCCGCGGACTGACAGCGCTACCTCGCTAGCGGTCCGGCCGGTGCCGAGCCTTGGCAGGTCGCCTTGTCCCACCTGAAGTTTGGCTGACCGCTCGGGGCTGATGCCCCCGAGCATGGATTGCAGGATGGCGTCATGCTGTTTTTCGTCGCTGTCATGAAGCGCCACGCGCTCGCCGTCCCGAAAGACGGAGATCCGGTCGCAGATCGCGTACATCTCATCGAAGTGGTGTGAGATGTAGATGATGGCAAGGCCCAGCTTCTTGAGTTGGTTCAGCAGGTCGAACAATTGGTTGACATCATGCCGGGGCAAGGTGGCTGTGGGTTCGTCGAGGATGAGGACCCGGGCATCCCGAGTAAGCGCCTTGGCGATCTCCACGGCCTGCCGGTGGGCGATCGGCAGGGACGCCACGGTGGCCCGGACGTCGATGTCGAACCCGAGACGCAGCAGCTGTTCCCGGGCCTGGTTGCGCACCTTGGACCAGTGGATTGTGCCGACGGTGGTGCGGGGCAGTTCTCCGACGTAGATGTTTTCCGCGACGGAGAGGTGGGGGACGAGGCTGAGTTCCTGGTGGACGGTCATGATCCGCGCCCGCTGGGCCGCCTGCGGGTTATCCAGCGTGACGGCCTCCCCGTCAATCAGGACACGGCCGGAATCAGGCTTCTCGACCCCCGAGAGGATCCGCACGAGGGTGGATTTCCCGGCGCCGTTCTGTCCGGCGATGCCGTGGATTTCTCCAGGCATGACTTCGAGGTCCACGCCGGCCAGGGCCTGGGTTCCCGGGTAGGCCTTGGACACTCCCGATACGGCGATCAGTGGGCGCAACTTGGGCCCAGCGGGTGCAGTCATGATTGGGTCCTGCCTATTCGGCGCCGGCGAAGGCGAGGTCGTCGCTGATGTACTGCCCGGCGTTCTCGGGGGTGACGGCCAAGGCTGGCAGAATCCGGGTAGCGGGGGAGCCCTCACACTTGCCGGTAGGGGCGCCGGTCACGGCGGCGATCGCCTCGTCCACGGCGTAGGCGGCCTGGAGCGCGGGTTGGTTCAGGCCGTCTGCGACCACGGGGGAGGCGGGATCCTTTGCCATCGACTTGATAACGTCCATTCCACCGTCAAACCCGGCGAGGATGACGTCGGTTTTGCCGCTCTGGTCCATGCGGCCTGCGCCCTTGAGAGCTTCGATCACGGCCGGCATCACGACGTCGGTCTGGTTGAACACCACATCGATGTCGGGGTTTCCTGACAGCACGTTTCGCATCGCAGTCAGTGTTTTGTCCGGCAGCGCTTCCCCGTAGTTGTTGGGGATTCGCTTGGTTTTCACCGTCGGGTGCTGCTCCATGTACTTGTTCCAGCCGGCCATGAAGCCGTTTTCGCGGCTTTCTGTAACGAGCTCCTGCGGGAACAGGGCTTGGATGTAGAGGTTGACGGAGGAGTTTTCACCCTTCTTGGCGACGGCGGCCGCCGCGGCCTTCTCGCCTACCAACTCGGCGGTCGCTTCGCCGTCGTCGTGTACGTTGCAGGCCACTTTCTTGGCGAGTTCCTCCGAGACGCGGTCGTTGACCACGATTACGGGGACGCCGGCGGCCTTTGCCGCTTCAATGCCGCTGGCAACGTTGCGGTCGCCTACCGGTTCGATGATGATCGCCTTGGCACCTTTGTTGATGAAGGTCCTCATCTGCTGGATCTGGGTTTGGGCGCTGCCTTGGGCGTCGACGGCTTCCATGGTCCAGCCCTTGGCGGTTCCGGACTTCACGGCGCCGTCGGACATGGTGCTCAACCAGGAGTTTCCGGCGATAAACCGCATGGAAATCCCGATCAGGCCCTTCTCATCGGAGGACGAGCTGGCCGGAGCCGAGCCTCCGCAGGCCGTGAGGCCGATCAGGGTTGCAGCAGAGAGAGATGAGACAAGTGCGAGCCGCGCTGTTCGCTTGGTAATCATGGTTCTCCTTTGAAAATGGGTTGGGTGTAGCCAGGCATGGGCCTCGGAGCGCGAGGCTCAGGTGTGTGACGGGGTGAGGAGAGGCTTAGGCCATGCTCCCCGCCGGAAGGCCTGCTGCGGTGCAGGGTTCCTGGAGGGCTCGGTTCCGGTCGAGATCGTCGCTGATGTCCACTCTTATCTGCGGCCTGCAGCCGCGGTACAGAGTGCCCTCGTTTTGGACGGCGTCCGCCGCCCAGGCCAATCCCTCGTGAAGGGCTTGGCGTCCGTTTGCGCCGCCGGCAAGGAAGCCGGCAAGCAGTGCATCCCCAGCACCGACGGTGCTGACGACGCGGTCAACCCGTGCCTGGCCGAAAAGGCATCCGGAATCGTCGAGGAGGATCGCTCCGTCTGATCCGAGGCTGGCCAGAACGGCCCGGGCTCCCAGTTGTCGAATTTCCTGGGCGGCGTCCACGACGTCACCCAAGGTCTCCAACGCACGTCCAGTGAGTTCCGCGAGCTCGCCGGCATTGGGTTTGACCAGGTCAGGCCCATGCGGAAGGACGCTCCGCAGGGGTTCTCCCGAAGTGTCGACGGCCACCCGGGCGGTCCGTCCGTGGCCCCCCTTCACGAGGTCGATGTACAAACTTTCCACCGCGCCCTCCGGCAGCGTCCCGCAAAGGACGAGCCAGTCATGAGCCTTGATCTGCTCCAGGGCTTTTTCGACAAGGGACGTGGCCTCCGCGGCGTCCAAGGTGGGGCCTACCTCGTTAATCTTGGTGACGGTCGCGTCAGGTTCCACCAAGCTGACATTGCTTCGGATCTCTTCCGCGATCGGCACCGCGATGTGGGGGACACCCAGCTCCGAGAGCATGCCGGTGACCTGCACCCCGGTAAAGCCGCCAGCGGGCAGGACAGTGACGACGTCGATGGCGTTCGCATGCAGCGCGACGGCGACGTTGACCCCTTTGCCGCTGGGTTCGTTGTAACTCCGGGGACTGCGGACAACATCTCCGTGGTCCAGCCGGTCAATTGACATGGTCCGGTCAAGGCTCGGATTCGGTGAAACGGTCACGATCATGCCAGTTCCACCTCCACCCCTGCAGCCTGGATGGCCTTGAGCTCCCGGTCGTCAAGGTCCGAGTCGGTGATGATGAGGTCAATGTCAGCCAGGTCTGCGTGTTTGCAGTTGCTCACGCACCCGAATTTGCTGTGATCGGCCAGGAGGACGCGTCGCCTGGCGCTTTGCAGCATGAGCCTTTTTACCGCGGCTTCGGCGGGATCGGGGGTTGTGAGGCCCCTGTCTACTGAAATGGCGTTCGCTCCGAGGAAGGCAACATCGACGTTTATTTCAGCAAGCGACCGCGATGCCCAGTCATCCACCTCGGCCTCCGTGAGCGGCCGGACCCGGCCACCGAGCGTGTGAACCGTGAGCAACGGTCTGTCCAGAAGGCTGGTGGCAATACTCAGCGTGTTCGTATACACGGTCAACTCCTTGTCATACGGGAACATGGCGGCCAGCCTGGCTGTTGTTGATCCGGCGTCGAGCAGCAGCGAACCTCCGCTGGGCAGGTGGCGCAGTGCTGCCTTGGCGATGCGGGTCTTTTCGTCACGGAAGCCGGTCCGCGTCGATACCGCCGGCTCGTAGGTCAGTCGTCCCACCGGGACGGCTCCGCCATGAACCCGGCGCAAGAGGCCCAGTTGCTCCAGGGCCATTAGGTCCTTGCGCAAGGTTTCGCCGGTGACGCCGAGTTCCTCTGAGATGGCGGCCGCATCGGCGCGGCCTTCTGTGCGGAGACGCTCAAGAATGAGCCCGCGTCGCTGCTCCGGGAAAGGGACGCGGGAATCAGAACGGGCCTGATTGCGGTCCGGGACGTGGTTCACAGCAGGGCCCCTTCTGCTCGATGGGTGGTATGGGCGCGCTGGCTTGTGCCCAACGGAAACTCCTCAACCGATCTGTAGATGCCGGCAGCGAGGCCTCCAAAAAGGGCAGCCCCCCGTGCCCCGGCTTCTTTGGCCGGAGACACGGTCAGCGGGCCGAACACCCTTTCCTTGTTCTCCAAGAGGCCCTTGCTGAGCGACCAGCCGCCCGTGACCACCATCCGGGAGTGGGTACCGGCAGCCTGGGTCATCCGGGAGTGGACATCCAGGGCCTGTTGGGTCACGGCGTCCAGGGCTGCGTGCCAAATGTCTGCCTGGCTGCTTGAATTCGTGGAGCCGTGGAACACGAGTTCCTGCCCGGCATGGATCGTGGCGTACAGGGCACTGGCGCTATGGGAGGCCTCAGCGTCAAGCCGGGCGATGTCCGTGGTGTCGAGGCCAAGCATCTTCAATGCGTTCCGGAGGACCAGCCCGGCCTGGGTTCCGCCCAGGAGTGTCCACTTCTGATCGAGGACGGACCACCCCGCAGTAATTCCGGTGGATGTCAGCTCCAGCAGCGCTGATTCGGAAACGGCCGGGTCGACGATCCGTACCAGGGCTTCGGCGGTTCCGCAGGAGTCAAGGACGTCACCGGGAAGGTGGGCCCCCGCTCCAACGACAGCTGCCTGGTGGTCATGACCCGCCACTGTGATTGCTGCTCCGGTGAGGCGGCTTATGCCCGCTCCGGCGCTCACTGTACCGAGGTTGGTCCCTGCCGTCGCAAGTTCGGGCATCAGCGCCTGAGCGGCCCCTGTCCATTCGAGGGTTTCGCTCCACCAGTTGCGGGTAGTGAGATCCATCCAGCCTGTACGGGACGCGAGCGAGAGCTCGGAAACGGGAGCTCCTCCCAGTGCGAAGGCCATCCACTCCGCGATGTTGAGGCGCAGCATCGCCTTCCGGGTCTCCGGTACGTGGGCCAAGAGCCAGCGGTGCTTGGTCAGGGACCATTGCTCGCGCAGGGGCAGGCCGGTACGGGCGGCAAATAGGTCCTCCTCGATTGCCGTGCGCAGGCTTTCCAGTTCGGCAAGATCCCGCCGGTCATGCCAGGCGATAACCGGTCCCAAAGCTTTGCCGTCCCGGCCGATCAGCACGCCGGATTCGCCCATGCTGGTGATGCCAATGGATGCGGCTGCACCGCTCGGCGCTGCGGACAGTGCGCTGGTCAGCGCCGAGGCCGCAGCCTCGAGAAGCTCGGGAGCTTCCAGCTGGGTCCCTTCGTCCGAGACGGACCAAGGGGTCGCGGACCGTCCCTCGGCGAGGGCAGCGCCGTCCTCGTCGTAGACGACGGCCTTGACCGCCGTCGTTCCGATGTCGAGTCCTACGAGAAGCACCTTTGCGTCCTGACTATTGGTTGATTGGAAGTTATTGGATATTGTTGTTTTTCATTGGGGATGTTGTCAAGCTCACATTCAAAGTCCTTGATTCAAGACGTGGATAGTTCCAACCAAAAGCAACGGGAGGTCAATTTGGCCCTGGCACACACTGGTGAGCTCATGAGCGATGCGGTCGAAAAGGGCGTTGGCCTTGCGGCCTTCAACGTCATCAGCCTTGAGCACGGGGAAGCCATCATTGAGGCCGTCGAAGATACCGGCTTACCGGCGGTGATGCAGATCAGCGAGAACTGCATCAAGTTCCATGGCGGCCGGCTTACGCCACTGCTCAGTGGACTTGCGGCACTGGCAGAGTCCTCCACTGGACGGGTTTCCCTGCACCTGGATCACGTTGAAGATCAGGAGATCCTCACGCAGGCGGCCTCGGGTCCAATCACGTCCGTCATGGTGGACGCCTCCCGGCTGGGGTACGAGGACAACGTTGCAGCCACACGCAAGGCCGCCCGTTGGGCCCAGGCCCGCGGATGGCATGTCGAAGCAGAGCTCGGAGAAATCGGCGGAAAAGAGGGCGCCCACGCGCCGGGGGTACGCACTGATCCCGCCGAGGCAGCCAGCTTCGCCGCAGCGACCGGCGTTGATTCACTCGCCGTCGCTGTCGGCAGTTCCCATGCCATGACGGCGCGGACAGCGCGGCTGGACCACGAACTTATAGCTCGCATCAAGGCAGAAGTGGCGGTGCCGTTGGTGCTGCACGGCTCCTCGGGGGTGCCGGAGGATGAGCTGGCCGTGGCAGTGGAGTCAGGGATGGTGAAGATCAACCTGGGCACCATTCTGAACATCGCCTTTACGGGCGGAGTCCGGTCCGCCCTGACCGGGACGGATGTAGTGGATCCCCGCCGATACCTTGCTCCAGCGCGGCTGGAAACTGCACGAGTCGTAAATCGCTTACTCGGCGTCGTCTCCACGCGTCGGGCCGCTGTCCTATGAGCTCGCATCCCGATTACGGAATTTCATCAGGGGGGTACAGTGCCGTCATCGTGCCGGAGGGGGCTGCCGTTCGCAGGCTCACCCACGAGGGCCGTGACCTGATCGTTCCCTTCGCTTCCGGAGAGCCGATGCCTGATTACCGAGGTGCCATTGTTGCCCCTTGGCCCAACCGCATTCCTGATGGACGTTACAGCTTCGATGGCGTTAAACGGACAGTGCCAATCAACGAACCCTCCAGGGCGGCAGCACTGCATGGTCTGGTGTCACACGTTCCATGGTCCGTCTACCACCATGACGAGAGGAGCATCCGGCTGCGGTGCATCTTGGCTAAGAGCGAGGGATATCCCTTCGAGTTGGTACTCGATGTTGCCTATACCGCGGACCAGGCTGGGTTACATACGGTCGTTACTGCCATCAACACCGGCGAAAACCCGGCACCCTACGGGACTTGCCCGCACCCGTACCTGGTTGCCGGAAGCTCACCCCTGGACGACTGGCACTTGGAGTTGGGTGCGGCAACGTTTCTCGACGTCACACCGGACCGGCTCATCCCGCTCCAGCGCATGTCAGTTGACGGCACGGCATTCGATTACCGCCAACCCCGGCCCTTGGGAAGGACGGCAATAGACCACGCGTTTACTGATCTCATTGCCACTGCTGATGGAGGCCGTCGGATAAGGGTTTGGGATCCGGCCGGCACCGGAGTTGGGATGACGTGGGGAAAGTCCTGCCCATGGGTCCAGGTTCACACCGCGGACCATGTCATTCCGGAACGGCACCGGATCGGTTTGGCAGTGGAGCCGATGACCTGCCCACCAAACGCGTTCAACTCAGGCGAAGATCTTGTGGTGTTGTCCCCGGGGAAGGCCCACACGGCGGAATGGAGCATTCATGCGCTATGAAACAACGGGTTCCTCGTGCGGTGCGCCGCCACAAGCCCCAGCCGAACCACAGACCAATGCCCACCAGCTATCGGGCAAGACGGCCTTCATCACAGGAGCCAGCGGCGGGATTGGTGCGGCCATCGCTGAAGCCCTGTCCAGAGCGGGAGTCGCAGTCTCGATGGTTTCGCGTTCAGGACTGGGACCCGTACTTCCCAACAGCCTGGCTGTGGCAGCCGATGTCCGGGACCGCCGAGCCATGAAGTTTGCCGCAGAGAGAACGGCGGAGCACTTTGGCGGTATTGACATCGTCATAGGCAACGCCGGCGTGGGTTCCTGGGCACCCTTTAGCGAGACCTTGGACAGCGACGTGGAGGAAATGACAGACGTCAACGTGACCGGTCTCTTCAACACGGTGGGCGCTGCCCTTCCGTACCTTAAAGAGCGGGGCGCAGGGGACATCGTCACCGTAGCATCGGAGGCAGGCCGTCGCGGTCTGCCCGACGAATCCGTCTACGTTGCCACAAAGTTCGCCCAGGTCGGATTCACGCGTTCACTGGACCACGAGCTCAGAACCAGCGGTATCCGTTGCACCAACATTTGCCCGGGAGGAGTAGCGAGCAACTTTGGCATGGGACGAGGCCTTAGGCGGCCAGGAATGCCGGAGCTGGAGAACATGATGACCCCCGATGACGTAGCCGAAGTCGTCCTCTTCGCGCTCTCCAGGCCGAGACACCTGAGGATCCTTGAGGTCGCTTTCAGGCACATGTCTGAACAATCCTGGGGATAGTTGCGCCGCCTGCCCCTACTTCTTCTTCCCGCCCCGCTTCGCCGCAGCATTCATCGCCGACTTCACCGCAGGCGGCAGCCCCGCCGTCTCGGTCTCCGGCTCGGCAACTGTTCCGCGCCAACGGGCCAGGCCCTTCATGCCGTGGTAGATCACCAGGGCGGCGGCTGACCCCAGGGCGATACCCGTGAACTTCAGCTCGCCAATGGTCCATGTGTAGTCCGCGATGCCGATGATCAAGGCAACAGCAGCCGTGGTCAGGTTGATGGGGTTGGAGAAGTTGACCTTGTTCTGGACCCAGATCTTCACGCCGAGGACACCGATCATGCCGTACAGCATCGTGGCCGCGCCTCCCAGCACACCGGGCGGGA
Proteins encoded:
- a CDS encoding FGGY-family carbohydrate kinase, whose product is MLLVGLDIGTTAVKAVVYDEDGAALAEGRSATPWSVSDEGTQLEAPELLEAAASALTSALSAAPSGAAASIGITSMGESGVLIGRDGKALGPVIAWHDRRDLAELESLRTAIEEDLFAARTGLPLREQWSLTKHRWLLAHVPETRKAMLRLNIAEWMAFALGGAPVSELSLASRTGWMDLTTRNWWSETLEWTGAAQALMPELATAGTNLGTVSAGAGISRLTGAAITVAGHDHQAAVVGAGAHLPGDVLDSCGTAEALVRIVDPAVSESALLELTSTGITAGWSVLDQKWTLLGGTQAGLVLRNALKMLGLDTTDIARLDAEASHSASALYATIHAGQELVFHGSTNSSSQADIWHAALDAVTQQALDVHSRMTQAAGTHSRMVVTGGWSLSKGLLENKERVFGPLTVSPAKEAGARGAALFGGLAAGIYRSVEEFPLGTSQRAHTTHRAEGALL
- a CDS encoding DeoR/GlpR family DNA-binding transcription regulator; amino-acid sequence: MNHVPDRNQARSDSRVPFPEQRRGLILERLRTEGRADAAAISEELGVTGETLRKDLMALEQLGLLRRVHGGAVPVGRLTYEPAVSTRTGFRDEKTRIAKAALRHLPSGGSLLLDAGSTTARLAAMFPYDKELTVYTNTLSIATSLLDRPLLTVHTLGGRVRPLTEAEVDDWASRSLAEINVDVAFLGANAISVDRGLTTPDPAEAAVKRLMLQSARRRVLLADHSKFGCVSNCKHADLADIDLIITDSDLDDRELKAIQAAGVEVELA
- a CDS encoding sugar ABC transporter substrate-binding protein, encoding MITKRTARLALVSSLSAATLIGLTACGGSAPASSSSDEKGLIGISMRFIAGNSWLSTMSDGAVKSGTAKGWTMEAVDAQGSAQTQIQQMRTFINKGAKAIIIEPVGDRNVASGIEAAKAAGVPVIVVNDRVSEELAKKVACNVHDDGEATAELVGEKAAAAAVAKKGENSSVNLYIQALFPQELVTESRENGFMAGWNKYMEQHPTVKTKRIPNNYGEALPDKTLTAMRNVLSGNPDIDVVFNQTDVVMPAVIEALKGAGRMDQSGKTDVILAGFDGGMDVIKSMAKDPASPVVADGLNQPALQAAYAVDEAIAAVTGAPTGKCEGSPATRILPALAVTPENAGQYISDDLAFAGAE
- a CDS encoding 1-phosphofructokinase family hexose kinase; this encodes MIVTVSPNPSLDRTMSIDRLDHGDVVRSPRSYNEPSGKGVNVAVALHANAIDVVTVLPAGGFTGVQVTGMLSELGVPHIAVPIAEEIRSNVSLVEPDATVTKINEVGPTLDAAEATSLVEKALEQIKAHDWLVLCGTLPEGAVESLYIDLVKGGHGRTARVAVDTSGEPLRSVLPHGPDLVKPNAGELAELTGRALETLGDVVDAAQEIRQLGARAVLASLGSDGAILLDDSGCLFGQARVDRVVSTVGAGDALLAGFLAGGANGRQALHEGLAWAADAVQNEGTLYRGCRPQIRVDISDDLDRNRALQEPCTAAGLPAGSMA
- a CDS encoding SDR family oxidoreductase, with product MRYETTGSSCGAPPQAPAEPQTNAHQLSGKTAFITGASGGIGAAIAEALSRAGVAVSMVSRSGLGPVLPNSLAVAADVRDRRAMKFAAERTAEHFGGIDIVIGNAGVGSWAPFSETLDSDVEEMTDVNVTGLFNTVGAALPYLKERGAGDIVTVASEAGRRGLPDESVYVATKFAQVGFTRSLDHELRTSGIRCTNICPGGVASNFGMGRGLRRPGMPELENMMTPDDVAEVVLFALSRPRHLRILEVAFRHMSEQSWG
- a CDS encoding sugar ABC transporter ATP-binding protein; the protein is MTAPAGPKLRPLIAVSGVSKAYPGTQALAGVDLEVMPGEIHGIAGQNGAGKSTLVRILSGVEKPDSGRVLIDGEAVTLDNPQAAQRARIMTVHQELSLVPHLSVAENIYVGELPRTTVGTIHWSKVRNQAREQLLRLGFDIDVRATVASLPIAHRQAVEIAKALTRDARVLILDEPTATLPRHDVNQLFDLLNQLKKLGLAIIYISHHFDEMYAICDRISVFRDGERVALHDSDEKQHDAILQSMLGGISPERSAKLQVGQGDLPRLGTGRTASEVALSVRGLRDGHDLHGVDLDLHKGEVLGIAGLSGNGQSQLAAALFGAEKSQHERFLVNGRERRRQDPAHSIALGIGLLPEERKTQGLILGMSITRNITMASLPRFSPGYFLSKSKEHKAAVAMRDALAIKTAHVGEAVGNLSGGNQQKVALAKWLVSGVSTLIIVEPTRGVDVGAKLEIYELIRTFSDQGGSIILITSEIDEALMCDRVLILSRGRTVGTVSRSDIEQRGEAAILDRFN
- a CDS encoding aldose 1-epimerase family protein, with the translated sequence MSSHPDYGISSGGYSAVIVPEGAAVRRLTHEGRDLIVPFASGEPMPDYRGAIVAPWPNRIPDGRYSFDGVKRTVPINEPSRAAALHGLVSHVPWSVYHHDERSIRLRCILAKSEGYPFELVLDVAYTADQAGLHTVVTAINTGENPAPYGTCPHPYLVAGSSPLDDWHLELGAATFLDVTPDRLIPLQRMSVDGTAFDYRQPRPLGRTAIDHAFTDLIATADGGRRIRVWDPAGTGVGMTWGKSCPWVQVHTADHVIPERHRIGLAVEPMTCPPNAFNSGEDLVVLSPGKAHTAEWSIHAL
- a CDS encoding class II fructose-bisphosphate aldolase; the encoded protein is MSDAVEKGVGLAAFNVISLEHGEAIIEAVEDTGLPAVMQISENCIKFHGGRLTPLLSGLAALAESSTGRVSLHLDHVEDQEILTQAASGPITSVMVDASRLGYEDNVAATRKAARWAQARGWHVEAELGEIGGKEGAHAPGVRTDPAEAASFAAATGVDSLAVAVGSSHAMTARTARLDHELIARIKAEVAVPLVLHGSSGVPEDELAVAVESGMVKINLGTILNIAFTGGVRSALTGTDVVDPRRYLAPARLETARVVNRLLGVVSTRRAAVL